From a region of the Tenggerimyces flavus genome:
- a CDS encoding RNA polymerase sigma factor, giving the protein MSIGSAAAVEQAFLEHWGRLLALLVRQLRSLDVAEEALADAFERAVRHWAEDGVPDRPEAWLHTAAKRRAVDLMRREQTLLRKLPLLTVDAVDAVVAENPVDLLDIEVEEDPSTIPDERLRMLFTCCHPALALESRIALTLRMVAGLTTPEIARAFLVSEPTMAARITRAKKKIAAAGIPYRVPSDAELPPRLGGVLAVLYLVFTEGHSASSGPQPVRRNLCDEAIRLLRVVVSLLPSSPEPMALLALTLLQHSRRDARTDSAGRLVLLADQDRSHWHRTEIAEGVAWLRRAAAHGAVSPYLLQAAIAAEHTSAATASATDWRAIAMLYEELEALTGSPVVRLNRAVAVAETSGPEPALALLDGLDERLGAYHLLPATRADLLRRLGDADAARAAYTRALELAGNAADRAFLTQRLAELDEAPST; this is encoded by the coding sequence GCGTTCCTCGAACACTGGGGGCGCCTGCTCGCGCTGCTCGTCCGGCAGCTGCGCAGCCTCGATGTCGCCGAGGAGGCGTTGGCGGACGCGTTCGAACGGGCGGTGCGGCACTGGGCCGAGGACGGCGTACCGGACCGCCCGGAGGCGTGGCTGCACACGGCGGCGAAGCGGCGGGCGGTCGACCTGATGCGCCGCGAGCAGACGCTGCTGCGGAAGCTTCCGCTGCTCACCGTCGACGCGGTGGACGCGGTGGTCGCCGAGAATCCCGTTGACCTGTTGGACATCGAGGTCGAAGAGGATCCGTCGACGATCCCGGACGAGCGGCTCCGCATGCTGTTCACGTGCTGCCACCCGGCGTTGGCGTTGGAGTCCCGGATCGCGCTGACGCTGCGGATGGTGGCGGGACTGACGACGCCGGAGATCGCGCGTGCGTTCCTCGTCTCCGAGCCGACTATGGCGGCGCGGATCACCCGGGCGAAGAAGAAGATCGCGGCGGCCGGCATCCCGTACCGCGTGCCCTCCGACGCCGAACTGCCGCCACGGCTCGGCGGCGTGCTGGCGGTGCTGTACCTCGTGTTCACCGAGGGGCACTCGGCCTCGTCGGGTCCGCAACCGGTACGGCGGAACCTGTGCGACGAGGCGATCCGGCTGCTGCGCGTCGTGGTGTCGTTGCTGCCGTCCTCGCCGGAGCCGATGGCACTGCTGGCGTTGACGTTGCTGCAGCATTCGCGCCGGGACGCGCGGACGGACTCGGCGGGTCGGCTGGTGTTGCTGGCGGACCAGGACCGGTCGCACTGGCACCGTACGGAGATCGCCGAGGGCGTCGCATGGCTGCGCCGGGCGGCGGCGCACGGGGCCGTCTCGCCGTACCTGCTGCAGGCTGCGATCGCCGCCGAGCACACGTCGGCGGCGACGGCTTCGGCGACCGACTGGCGGGCGATCGCCATGCTGTACGAGGAACTCGAGGCGCTGACCGGCTCCCCGGTGGTGCGACTGAACCGCGCGGTCGCGGTAGCGGAGACGTCAGGCCCCGAGCCCGCACTGGCGTTGCTGGACGGCCTGGACGAACGCCTCGGCGCCTACCACCTGCTCCCCGCCACCCGCGCCGACCTGCTCCGCCGCCTCGGCGACGCCGACGCGGCCCGGGCCGCCTACACCCGCGCCCTGGAGCTCGCCGGCAACGCCGCCGACCGCGCCTTCCTCACCCAGCGCCTCGCCGAGCTCGACGAAGCCCCAAGCACGTAG
- a CDS encoding TetR/AcrR family transcriptional regulator — MTTPFVNGQGGDEPVPPDRPLRADAQRNRAKVLEAAETVFEAQGTGASTEEIARTAGLGIGTVFRHFPTKESLLEAVFLQRIDRLATEAEAAVTAENAGRAFFAFFTRVVDEAATKNAIVDALTQAGVNVQVATSPAGDRLRTALATLLRRAQQVHAVRSDVRVAELYPLLIGASRAAEHAGWDREVKARTLEIVFDGLRWQGPR, encoded by the coding sequence GTGACTACTCCGTTTGTCAACGGACAGGGAGGCGACGAGCCCGTGCCGCCGGACCGACCGCTGCGTGCCGACGCCCAGCGCAACCGCGCGAAGGTGCTGGAGGCGGCCGAGACGGTGTTCGAGGCGCAGGGAACGGGCGCGTCGACCGAGGAGATCGCGCGGACGGCGGGTCTCGGCATCGGCACGGTGTTCCGGCACTTCCCGACCAAGGAGTCGCTGCTGGAGGCGGTGTTCCTGCAGCGCATCGACCGGCTCGCCACCGAGGCGGAGGCGGCGGTCACCGCGGAGAACGCCGGCCGGGCGTTCTTCGCGTTCTTCACCCGGGTCGTCGACGAGGCGGCCACGAAGAACGCGATCGTCGATGCGCTGACCCAGGCGGGCGTGAACGTCCAGGTCGCGACGTCACCGGCCGGTGACCGGCTGCGTACGGCGCTGGCCACCCTGCTGCGGCGGGCGCAGCAGGTCCACGCGGTCCGTTCCGACGTCCGCGTCGCCGAGCTCTACCCGCTGCTGATCGGGGCCTCACGGGCTGCCGAACACGCCGGTTGGGACCGCGAAGTGAAGGCGAGAACGTTGGAAATCGTTTTCGATGGACTTCGTTGGCAGGGTCCACGGTGA
- a CDS encoding nuclear transport factor 2 family protein → MAALTPREVFDQQHRRVLARDMNGQADLFAADGVWEFPFAPAGMPKRLEGRDAIRAWSVAAVEAPVRAGRVLTSYDVRALHETGDPEVIVVEFDLCGEAAGTPLRLPYIQVFRIRDGEIVSLRDYFSAETVAALSE, encoded by the coding sequence ATGGCCGCGCTCACACCGCGTGAGGTGTTCGACCAGCAGCACCGGCGCGTGCTCGCCCGCGACATGAACGGCCAGGCCGACCTGTTCGCCGCCGACGGGGTCTGGGAGTTCCCGTTCGCGCCCGCCGGGATGCCGAAGCGGCTGGAGGGCCGCGACGCCATCCGCGCGTGGTCGGTCGCGGCCGTCGAGGCGCCGGTTCGCGCGGGCCGAGTGCTGACGAGCTACGACGTCCGCGCGCTGCACGAGACTGGTGACCCCGAGGTGATCGTGGTCGAGTTCGACCTGTGCGGCGAGGCGGCGGGGACGCCGCTGCGGCTGCCGTACATCCAGGTGTTCCGGATCCGCGACGGCGAGATCGTGAGCCTGCGCGACTACTTCAGCGCGGAGACCGTGGCGGCGCTCTCCGAATGA
- a CDS encoding ATP-dependent DNA ligase, protein MQLPVMPPVSPMLAKPIKQIPQGEHSFEPKWDGFRSIIFRDGDEVEVGSRNEKPMTRYFPEVVEAVLANFPDRAVIDGEIVVDDASGQRLDFDALQQRIHPAASRVKLLSEQTPARFVAFDLLALGDEDLTERPFAERRAKLEEALANAKPPIHLTPTTTDRDVADRWFRQFEGAGLDGVIAKPLDCLYEPDKRVMFKIKHERTADCVVAGYRVHKSGEDRIGSLLLGLYNDSGELASVGVIGAFPLERRKELFVEMQDLVTTFDDHPWNWAKQEEGARTPRKNEYSRWNNGKDLSFVPLRPERVVEVRYDHMEGVRFRHTAQWVRWREDRTPESCTYDQLEEPVRFDLGEVLGLKT, encoded by the coding sequence ATGCAGCTTCCCGTCATGCCGCCGGTGTCACCGATGCTGGCGAAGCCGATCAAGCAGATTCCCCAAGGCGAGCACAGTTTCGAGCCGAAGTGGGACGGGTTCCGGTCGATCATCTTCCGGGACGGTGACGAGGTCGAGGTCGGCAGCCGGAACGAGAAGCCGATGACGCGGTACTTCCCCGAGGTCGTCGAGGCCGTCCTCGCGAACTTCCCCGACCGTGCCGTGATCGACGGCGAGATCGTCGTGGACGACGCGAGCGGTCAGCGGCTGGACTTCGACGCGCTGCAGCAGCGCATCCACCCGGCCGCGAGCCGCGTGAAGCTGCTCTCCGAGCAGACGCCGGCGCGATTCGTCGCGTTCGACCTGCTGGCGCTGGGCGACGAGGACCTCACCGAACGCCCGTTCGCCGAGCGCCGCGCCAAGCTCGAGGAGGCGCTCGCGAACGCCAAGCCACCGATCCACCTCACGCCCACCACGACGGACCGGGACGTCGCCGATCGTTGGTTCCGGCAGTTCGAGGGCGCTGGGCTCGACGGCGTGATCGCCAAGCCGCTGGACTGCCTGTACGAACCCGACAAGCGCGTGATGTTCAAGATCAAGCACGAGCGCACCGCGGACTGCGTCGTCGCCGGGTACCGCGTGCACAAGAGCGGCGAGGACCGGATCGGGTCGCTGCTGTTGGGTCTCTACAACGACTCAGGTGAGCTCGCGAGCGTGGGCGTGATCGGCGCGTTCCCGCTGGAGCGCCGCAAGGAGCTGTTCGTCGAGATGCAGGACCTCGTCACGACGTTCGACGACCACCCGTGGAACTGGGCGAAGCAGGAGGAGGGCGCGCGGACGCCGCGGAAGAACGAGTACAGCCGTTGGAACAACGGCAAGGACCTCTCGTTCGTCCCGCTGCGGCCGGAGCGCGTCGTCGAGGTCCGGTACGACCACATGGAGGGCGTGCGGTTCCGGCACACCGCGCAGTGGGTGCGCTGGCGCGAGGACCGTACGCCGGAGTCGTGCACGTACGACCAGCTGGAGGAGCCGGTGCGCTTCGACCTCGGCGAGGTGCTGGGGCTGAAGACCTGA
- a CDS encoding dihydrofolate reductase family protein, translating to MAKLLYSAAMSLDGYITGPGGDMSWLGEFDGPNPLMDDLVPQIGAILAGAGTARGDNPNAGDPEKEGAFSGAYQGPEFVLTHNPPATPKPGVTYVGDLPSAVAAAKEAAGDRYVNVLGANVAKQCIETGVLDEILTLVLPVLLGDGVRLFDQPGGRTVRLEHVTRSTVDHATNLWYRVVY from the coding sequence ATGGCGAAGCTGCTGTACTCGGCCGCGATGTCGCTCGACGGCTACATCACCGGCCCTGGCGGCGACATGTCCTGGCTCGGCGAGTTCGACGGTCCGAACCCGTTGATGGACGACCTCGTTCCGCAGATCGGCGCGATCCTCGCGGGGGCGGGCACTGCGCGCGGGGACAACCCGAACGCCGGCGACCCGGAGAAGGAGGGCGCTTTCAGCGGCGCCTACCAAGGGCCGGAGTTCGTGCTGACCCACAACCCGCCCGCGACGCCCAAGCCCGGCGTCACGTACGTCGGCGATCTGCCGTCCGCGGTGGCGGCCGCGAAGGAGGCGGCGGGGGACCGGTACGTCAACGTGCTCGGCGCGAACGTGGCCAAGCAGTGCATCGAGACCGGCGTGCTCGACGAGATCCTCACCCTCGTTCTGCCGGTCCTGCTCGGCGACGGCGTGCGGCTGTTCGACCAGCCGGGCGGACGTACGGTGCGCCTCGAGCACGTGACGCGCAGCACCGTCGACCACGCCACCAACCTCTGGTACCGCGTCGTCTACTAG
- a CDS encoding DUF899 family protein, translating to MTNHPSEAPKPPIVDRATFQAELDRLQVREKAHTREGDAIAAARRRMPMVEVDASTPLVGANGTVPLIDVFEGRSQLVTYYHMWHPGRPASEQCEGCTFNTSNVTELNYLHSRDVSYAVFCEGPYEEASRYRAFMGYPAPWYSVPPESVAKLVPHFGILAAYLRDGDRVFETWWTTARGDEAMDPSYALLDRTVYGRQEAWEDSPEGWPQGWPAGGGQFRVNGKGRPIAQVSRIEEGRDDDLDPLPEGWTACTCELHQS from the coding sequence ATGACGAACCACCCGAGCGAAGCGCCCAAGCCGCCGATCGTGGACCGCGCCACGTTCCAGGCGGAGCTCGATCGCCTTCAGGTACGGGAGAAAGCCCACACCCGCGAAGGTGACGCCATCGCCGCGGCTCGGCGTCGGATGCCGATGGTGGAGGTCGACGCTTCGACGCCGTTGGTCGGAGCGAACGGCACGGTCCCGTTGATCGACGTCTTCGAGGGCCGCTCTCAGCTGGTCACCTACTACCACATGTGGCACCCCGGCCGACCCGCCTCGGAGCAGTGCGAGGGCTGCACGTTCAACACCTCGAACGTGACCGAGCTGAACTACCTGCACTCGCGCGACGTGAGCTACGCGGTCTTCTGCGAGGGCCCGTACGAGGAGGCGTCGCGGTACCGCGCCTTCATGGGCTACCCGGCGCCGTGGTACTCGGTGCCGCCGGAGTCGGTGGCGAAGTTGGTCCCGCATTTCGGCATCCTCGCGGCCTATCTGCGTGACGGTGACCGGGTGTTCGAGACGTGGTGGACGACTGCCCGTGGTGATGAGGCGATGGATCCGTCGTACGCGCTGCTGGACCGGACCGTCTACGGCCGGCAGGAGGCCTGGGAGGACTCGCCCGAAGGTTGGCCGCAGGGCTGGCCCGCCGGCGGCGGCCAGTTCCGCGTCAATGGGAAGGGACGCCCCATCGCCCAGGTCTCCCGCATCGAGGAAGGCCGTGACGACGACCTCGACCCGCTGCCCGAAGGCTGGACCGCCTGCACGTGCGAGCTCCACCAGAGCTAG
- a CDS encoding ISL3 family transposase: MTWSETSELIRPRRCMTERAVAEAVRRVGQDQSAVATVAAEFGVSWGTVNTAVVAAAKALRRPPEARAVTAVGVDEHVFGARGPVQWMRFCTTIVDVGRGKLLDVLPGRTGRIVSDWFAHRDPAWRAGIQAAVCDPLRSYRSGLRTGLPQASVVLDAFHLVKLGTDTTELVRRRVQFDQLGRRGRKGDPLHDTLRLLRSKPEAFTPDGHRATRLRTVLLDHDPTGQVGATWEIAHRLRHLYQRVDTTARQRFPNKTRVTARLDRLIADARYYAHHDDIPELATLANTLTEWRDPILARADHPYASNGPTEGTNTIIKKIKRIGFGFRSFTNYRARILLACADIDWPPKPAATHIRHRTPRLAA; encoded by the coding sequence GTGACGTGGTCTGAGACGAGTGAGCTGATTCGGCCGCGGCGGTGTATGACCGAGCGGGCGGTGGCCGAGGCGGTGCGCCGGGTCGGTCAGGACCAGTCCGCGGTGGCGACGGTGGCCGCGGAGTTCGGTGTGTCGTGGGGCACGGTCAACACCGCCGTCGTGGCCGCCGCGAAGGCGCTGCGCCGGCCACCGGAGGCGCGTGCGGTGACCGCGGTCGGCGTCGATGAGCACGTGTTCGGGGCCCGTGGGCCGGTGCAGTGGATGCGGTTCTGCACCACCATCGTCGACGTCGGCCGCGGGAAGCTGCTCGATGTGCTGCCGGGCCGCACCGGCCGGATCGTGTCCGACTGGTTCGCCCACCGGGACCCGGCCTGGCGGGCCGGTATCCAGGCCGCGGTGTGTGATCCGCTGCGCTCCTACCGGTCCGGGCTACGGACCGGGCTGCCGCAGGCCAGCGTGGTGCTCGACGCCTTCCACCTGGTCAAACTCGGCACCGACACGACCGAACTGGTCCGCCGCCGGGTCCAGTTCGACCAACTCGGCCGCCGCGGCCGCAAGGGCGACCCCCTGCACGACACACTGCGGCTGCTGCGCAGCAAACCCGAGGCCTTCACCCCCGACGGACACCGCGCCACCCGACTGCGCACCGTCCTACTCGACCACGACCCCACCGGCCAGGTCGGCGCCACCTGGGAGATCGCCCACCGCCTCCGCCACCTCTACCAACGCGTCGACACCACGGCGAGGCAGCGTTTCCCCAACAAAACAAGGGTCACCGCACGCCTTGACCGGCTCATCGCCGACGCCCGCTACTACGCCCACCACGACGACATCCCCGAACTAGCGACCCTGGCGAACACCCTCACCGAGTGGCGCGACCCCATCCTCGCCCGAGCCGACCACCCCTACGCCAGCAACGGCCCCACCGAAGGCACCAACACCATCATCAAGAAGATCAAACGCATCGGCTTCGGCTTCCGCAGCTTCACCAACTACCGCGCCCGCATCCTCCTCGCCTGCGCCGACATAGACTGGCCACCCAAACCCGCAGCCACCCACATCAGACACCGCACACCACGCTTGGCTGCGTAG
- a CDS encoding pyrimidine reductase family protein, whose amino-acid sequence MRLVIPPEPEVELDDDALARLYALPSGRRWVRAMMIATVDGAAHGPDGRSGSISGPADRRMMGLLRALSDVVLVGAETVRAEGYGPMRVRPEYAALRAAVGLAEPPRLAIVTRSLDLPDKPLADGRTIVLAPRSAPLDALSKLASRVDVVTTGAERVDLTEALDVLASRGLRHIQCEGGPRLLAGLVGAGLVDELSLTVSPKLLAGDAPRVMNGSQPGLTELVLASLTEEDGFLFYRWLRG is encoded by the coding sequence ATGCGACTGGTGATCCCGCCCGAGCCCGAGGTGGAGCTCGACGACGACGCGCTGGCCAGGCTCTACGCGTTGCCGTCCGGTCGCCGCTGGGTCCGGGCGATGATGATCGCCACCGTCGACGGCGCGGCGCACGGGCCGGACGGCCGGTCCGGCTCGATCTCCGGCCCCGCCGACCGGCGGATGATGGGCCTGCTCCGCGCGCTCTCCGACGTGGTTCTGGTGGGTGCGGAGACGGTCCGAGCGGAGGGGTACGGGCCGATGCGCGTACGGCCGGAGTACGCGGCTCTTCGTGCCGCGGTCGGGCTCGCCGAGCCGCCCCGGCTCGCGATCGTGACCAGGTCGCTCGACCTGCCGGACAAGCCGCTGGCGGACGGGCGGACGATCGTGTTGGCGCCCCGTTCCGCGCCACTCGACGCCCTTTCGAAGCTCGCGTCTCGGGTGGACGTCGTGACCACCGGCGCCGAACGGGTCGACCTGACCGAGGCGCTCGACGTCCTCGCCTCGCGTGGCCTGCGGCATATCCAGTGCGAGGGCGGACCCCGCCTGCTCGCCGGCCTGGTCGGCGCCGGCCTGGTCGACGAGCTGAGCCTGACGGTCTCCCCCAAGCTGCTGGCAGGCGACGCGCCCCGGGTCATGAACGGCTCGCAGCCGGGCCTGACCGAGCTGGTGCTTGCCAGCCTCACTGAGGAGGACGGCTTCCTCTTCTACCGCTGGCTGCGCGGCTAG
- a CDS encoding polyphosphate kinase 2 family protein: MAKRITDRLRLPQGPVDLASIPTDATPGFKGNKVEGQKALATLAPTLGELQEKLYAEGRTGGSRRVLLVLQGMDTSGKGGVLRHVAGLCDPQGLHIKAFKAPTAEERKHDFLWRIRKELPPEGYIGAFDRSHYEDVLIVRVHDLVPRATWSRRYATINRFEQQLADKGTTIIKCFLHVSKEEQQARLAARLDDPTKYWKYNPADVDERAYWDDYQEAYAAALEKCANDSAPWFVVPSDRKWYRNWAITNLLIEHLQDLDPKWPLASYDVDAERARLADS, encoded by the coding sequence ATGGCCAAGCGCATCACCGACCGGCTCCGCCTCCCGCAGGGACCGGTCGACCTCGCCTCCATCCCGACCGACGCGACCCCCGGCTTCAAGGGGAACAAGGTCGAAGGGCAGAAGGCGTTGGCCACCCTGGCGCCGACCCTGGGGGAGCTGCAGGAGAAGCTGTACGCGGAGGGCCGCACGGGCGGCTCGCGCCGGGTCCTGCTCGTTCTGCAGGGCATGGACACCTCCGGCAAGGGCGGCGTTCTCCGCCACGTCGCCGGCCTGTGCGACCCGCAAGGTCTGCACATCAAGGCGTTCAAGGCACCGACCGCGGAGGAGCGCAAGCACGACTTCCTCTGGCGGATCCGCAAGGAGCTGCCGCCCGAGGGCTACATCGGCGCGTTCGACCGGTCGCACTACGAGGACGTACTGATCGTTCGCGTGCACGACCTGGTGCCGCGGGCGACCTGGTCGCGCCGATACGCGACGATCAACCGCTTCGAGCAGCAGCTCGCGGACAAGGGCACCACGATCATCAAGTGCTTCCTGCACGTCTCCAAGGAGGAGCAGCAGGCACGGCTCGCGGCCCGGCTCGACGACCCGACCAAGTACTGGAAGTACAACCCCGCCGACGTCGACGAGCGCGCGTACTGGGACGACTACCAGGAGGCGTACGCGGCCGCGCTGGAGAAGTGCGCCAACGACTCCGCGCCCTGGTTCGTCGTGCCGTCGGACCGCAAGTGGTACCGCAACTGGGCGATCACCAACCTGCTCATCGAACACCTGCAGGACCTCGACCCGAAGTGGCCGCTGGCGAGCTACGACGTCGACGCCGAACGGGCCCGGCTCGCTGACAGCTGA
- a CDS encoding glycoside hydrolase family 3 protein translates to MRRWRRRHLFEAGALAVMGAVIGPGCSRQDSPAPSAADAPSRTATPAPARTTPAATHSPTPTPTPEERQSVTASPEPDQQLLHGMSLEQKVGQLFVLFAFGPRADRPDHRNTELYGVATAREVVEKYKPGGWIYFSARDNVEDPAQVATLSNDLQRVALATGSKVPLLIGTDQEQGLVVRIGPPVTMFAGNMAQGASRDLADARTVAAITGRELRAMGIHQDYAPDADVNTNPANPVIGVRSFSSDPSLVADLTTAMVKGFQQDAKVIATAKHFPGHGDTKDDSHFALPVVSHTRDEWDRLDAPPFRAAIAAGIDSIMTAHIVLKALDPSGDPATLSKPIITGVLRGELGFEGLIVTDSMEMAGVREKYGDAEAAVRAIEAGADQVLIPPAPEQAFDAVLKAVRSGRISESRIDESVARVLALKSGRGIVDSPYVEVAAVKSVVGTSESRAAAQRVTDKTTTVVRNDAGVLPFAQPPKDVLVAGWGVAARKLGARLEARGAAVSVRATDEDPSSGAIADLTSKARGSELVIAVTTRAWSFREQRAMVAALVETGRPVITVAVRDPYDAASYDSATHLATYSHSDVAMESFVRVLLGEVAPQGKLPVAIPKNGVALYPLGHGLTWRSGG, encoded by the coding sequence ATGCGTAGGTGGAGGCGCCGGCACCTCTTCGAGGCCGGGGCACTGGCGGTCATGGGCGCGGTCATCGGCCCTGGCTGCAGCCGCCAGGACTCCCCGGCACCGTCCGCGGCCGACGCGCCGTCGCGTACGGCCACGCCGGCTCCCGCGCGCACGACCCCGGCGGCCACCCACTCGCCGACACCGACGCCGACTCCCGAGGAGCGCCAGTCCGTGACCGCGTCGCCCGAGCCCGATCAGCAGCTGCTCCACGGCATGTCGTTGGAGCAGAAGGTCGGGCAGCTGTTCGTGCTGTTCGCGTTCGGTCCGCGCGCCGACCGCCCCGACCACCGCAACACCGAGCTCTACGGCGTCGCCACCGCCAGAGAGGTCGTCGAGAAGTACAAGCCAGGCGGCTGGATCTACTTCTCCGCACGCGACAACGTCGAAGACCCGGCGCAGGTCGCGACGCTGTCCAACGACCTGCAACGCGTCGCGCTCGCGACCGGCTCGAAGGTGCCGCTGCTGATCGGCACCGACCAGGAGCAGGGGTTGGTCGTACGGATCGGGCCGCCCGTCACGATGTTCGCGGGCAACATGGCCCAGGGCGCGTCGCGCGACCTCGCCGACGCCCGGACGGTCGCGGCGATCACCGGCCGCGAGCTGCGCGCGATGGGCATCCACCAGGACTACGCGCCGGACGCGGACGTCAACACCAACCCGGCGAACCCGGTGATCGGCGTCCGCTCGTTCTCCTCCGACCCGTCGCTCGTTGCGGACCTGACGACGGCGATGGTGAAGGGCTTCCAGCAGGACGCGAAGGTCATCGCGACCGCGAAGCACTTCCCGGGACACGGCGACACCAAGGACGACAGCCACTTCGCGTTGCCGGTGGTGAGCCACACCCGCGACGAGTGGGACCGGCTGGACGCGCCGCCGTTCCGCGCGGCGATCGCGGCGGGCATCGACTCGATCATGACCGCGCACATCGTGCTGAAGGCACTCGACCCGTCCGGCGACCCGGCGACGTTGAGCAAGCCGATCATCACCGGCGTGCTGCGCGGCGAGCTCGGCTTCGAGGGCCTGATCGTGACGGACTCGATGGAGATGGCGGGCGTACGGGAGAAGTACGGCGACGCGGAGGCCGCGGTGCGCGCGATCGAGGCGGGCGCCGACCAGGTGCTGATCCCGCCGGCGCCGGAGCAGGCGTTCGATGCCGTGCTCAAGGCGGTGCGGTCGGGGCGGATCAGCGAGAGCCGGATCGACGAGAGCGTGGCCCGGGTGCTGGCGTTGAAGTCCGGGCGGGGGATCGTGGACTCGCCGTACGTCGAGGTGGCGGCGGTGAAGTCGGTCGTCGGCACGTCGGAGAGCCGCGCGGCGGCGCAGCGCGTGACGGACAAGACGACGACCGTCGTCCGCAACGACGCCGGGGTGTTGCCGTTCGCGCAGCCGCCGAAGGACGTGCTGGTGGCGGGCTGGGGTGTCGCGGCTCGCAAGCTGGGTGCGCGATTGGAGGCCCGCGGGGCGGCGGTGTCGGTACGGGCGACGGACGAGGACCCGAGCAGCGGCGCGATCGCCGACCTCACGTCCAAGGCGCGGGGGAGTGAGCTGGTCATCGCCGTCACCACTCGGGCGTGGTCGTTCCGGGAGCAGCGCGCGATGGTCGCGGCGCTCGTCGAGACGGGGAGGCCCGTCATCACCGTGGCGGTGCGGGACCCGTACGACGCCGCGTCCTACGACTCCGCGACCCACCTGGCGACGTACTCGCACTCTGACGTCGCGATGGAGTCATTCGTCCGGGTGCTGCTCGGTGAGGTAGCGCCGCAGGGGAAGTTGCCCGTGGCGATCCCCAAGAACGGCGTCGCCCTGTACCCGTTGGGTCATGGCCTCACCTGGCGAAGCGGCGGGTGA
- a CDS encoding GNAT family N-acetyltransferase, which yields MKTDVDISTASGDDDALTALVQVIQDSPPYDYRPGEVAAAAEWFPPLVERATHAYVARRAEEPVGFLVALPISTYGKVDDYEAALGVDFATTTYLAELGVASSARRIGLASTLVERLHAELPETTTACVVRTLEWNAPAIALYERHGYELADGVTQEWNGRTRVFLTRRFAR from the coding sequence ATGAAAACCGATGTCGACATCAGCACGGCCAGCGGCGACGACGACGCACTGACCGCGCTCGTGCAGGTCATCCAGGACAGCCCGCCGTACGACTACCGGCCGGGCGAGGTCGCGGCGGCCGCGGAGTGGTTCCCGCCGCTCGTCGAGCGGGCGACGCACGCGTACGTCGCCCGCCGCGCCGAAGAGCCCGTCGGGTTCCTCGTCGCGCTGCCGATCAGCACGTACGGCAAGGTCGACGACTACGAGGCGGCGCTCGGCGTGGACTTCGCGACCACGACGTACCTCGCCGAGCTCGGCGTCGCCAGCAGCGCACGCCGCATCGGGCTCGCCTCCACCCTCGTCGAACGGCTGCACGCCGAGCTGCCCGAGACCACGACCGCCTGCGTCGTGCGCACGCTCGAGTGGAACGCACCAGCGATCGCACTGTACGAGCGGCACGGCTACGAGCTCGCCGACGGCGTGACCCAGGAGTGGAACGGCCGTACGCGGGTCTTCCTCACCCGCCGCTTCGCCAGGTGA